A window of Vigna unguiculata cultivar IT97K-499-35 chromosome 4, ASM411807v1, whole genome shotgun sequence contains these coding sequences:
- the LOC114181337 gene encoding serine/threonine-protein kinase STY13 — translation MKKSESGGYVRADQIDLKSLDEQLQRHLSRAWTMEKNKEKEEEEVEGRSTRSRQEWEIDPSKLVIKTVIARGTFGTVHRGIYDGQDVAVKLLDWGEEGHRSDAEIASLRAAFTQEVAVWHKLDHPNVTKFIGATMGTSELQLQTENGHIGMPSNVCCVVVEYCPGGALKTYLIKNRRRKLAFKVVVQLALDLARGLSYLHTKKIVHRDVKTENMLLDKTRTLKIADFGVARIEASNPHDMTGETGTLGYMAPEVLNGNPYNRKCDVYSFGICLWEIYCCDMPYPDLSFSEVTSAVVRQNLRPEIPRCCPSSLANVMKRCWDANPDKRPEMDEVVSMLEAIDTSKGGGMIPLDQPQGCLCFRSYRGP, via the exons ATGAAGAAGAGTGAGAGTGGGGGGTATGTGAGAGCGGATCAGATAGATCTGAAGAGCTTGGATGAGCAGCTTCAGAGGCATCTTAGTAGAGCATGGACTATGGAGAAGAACAAGGAGAAGGAGGAAGAGGAGGTTGAAGGAAGGTCCACAAGAAGCAGACAAGAATGGGAGATTGACCCCTCTAAGCTTGTCATCAAGACTGTCATTGCCCGTGGCACTTTTGGCACAGTTCATCGTGGGATTTATGATGGACAAGATGTTGCAG TTAAGCTCCTTGACTGGGGAGAAGAGGGACATCGATCAGATGCTGAAATAGCTTCTTTGAGAGCGGCGTTTACTCAAGAAGTTGCCGTTTGGCACAAGCTTGACCATCCTAATGTAACCAAG TTTATTGGGGCAACAATGGGAACATCAGAGCTACAGTTACAAACAGAAAATGGTCATATAGGCATGCCAAGTAATGtttgttgtgttgttgttgaATATTGTCCTGGAGGCGCTCTGAAGACTTATCTTATTAAAAACCGAAGAAGGAAGCTGGCTTTTAAAGTGGTTGTTCAACTGGCTCTTGACCTTGCAAGAGG GTTGAGCTATCTCCACACAAAGAAGATTGTCCACAGAGATGTTAAAACAGAAAATATGCTTCTGGACAAGACACGAACCTTGAAAATAGCTGATTTTGGAGTGGCTCGGATTGAGGCTTCCAATCCTCATGACATGACAGGTGAAACTGGAACCCTTGGTTACATGGCTCCTGAG GTTCTAAATGGTAATCCATACAATAGAAAGTGTGACGTGTACAGTTTCGGCATATGCTTATGGGAGATATACTGCTGTGACATGCCATATCCAGACCTTAGCTTCTCCGAAGTGACGTCAGCTGTAGTACGGCAG AATCTGAGGCCAGAGATTCCACGATGTTGTCCTAGCTCTCTGGCAAATGTGATGAAAAGATGCTGGGATGCGAATCCTGACAAGAGGCCAGAGATGGATGAAGTGGTGTCCATGTTGGAAGCTATTGACACTTCAAAGGGTGGAGGTATGATCCCTCTTGATCAGCCTCAGGGTTGTTTATGTTTTCGGAGCTATCGAGGACCTTGA
- the LOC114181204 gene encoding deoxynucleoside triphosphate triphosphohydrolase SAMHD1 homolog isoform X3 — protein MVYPGAVHSRFEHSLGVYWLAGQCVEKLHTYQGVELDIDRFDIQTVKLAGLLHDVGHGPFSHLFEREFLPLVINGSDWSHEQMSVNMVDYIVDEHRIDVDSQMIKRVKDMILASSESAPPRSSSGKSFLYDIVANGRNGIDVDKFDYIARDCRACGLGCNFEFQRLLETMWVLDDEICYRAKDYLTIHKMFATRADLYRTVYTHPKVKAIELMIVDALVQANSYLEISSNIHDPSQYWKLDDTIVKTIETSASQELKEARELILRIRRRNLYQFCNEYPVPKDMLDNFKKVTAQDIVCSQKSGGVTLKEEDLAVCNVKIDLTRGKHNPLESIHFFKDYESNEKFTIPDERVSHLLPTSYQDMIVKVYAKKPELVQAISEAFENFQLKTYGIKAQAHATPQKKRRYNPIL, from the exons ATGGTTTATCCAGGGGCTGTGCATTCCAGATTTGAGCATTCTCTTGGCGTGTATTGGCTAGCTGGTCAATGTGTGGAAAAGCTTCATACTTATCag GGCGTGGAGCTTGATATTGATAGATTTGATATTCAAACAGTGAAGCTTGCAG GACTTCTGCATGATGTGGGTCATGGTCCTTTCAGTCACTTGTTTGAACGGGAGTTTCTTCCCCTAGTTATCAATGGTTCTgattg gtctcatgaaCAAATGTCGGTCAATATGGTCGATTATATTGTTGACGAACACCGTATTGATGTTGACTCCCAGATGATAAAAAGGGTCAAG GATATGATACTGGCAAGCTCTGAATCTGCTCCTCCAAGg AGCTCAAGTGGGAAAAGTTTCTTGTATGATATTGTTGCAAATGGGCGAAATGGAATTGATGTTGACAA ATTTGATTATATTGCCCGTGACTGTAGAGCTTGTGGTCTAGGAtgtaattttgaatttcaaag GTTATTGGAGACAATGTGGGTTTTGGATGATGAAATTTGTTATCGTGCTAAGGACT ACCTTACCATCCACAAAATGTTTGCCACTCGTGCTGATCTGTATAGAACAGTTTATACACATCCAAAAGTGAAG GCAATTGAGCTTATGATAGTTGATGCACTTGTTCAAGCTAATAGTTATTTGGAGATTTCATCTAACATACATGATCCTTCTCAGTACTGGAAG CTGGATGACACAATAGTTAAAACTATCGAGACAAGTGCAAGTCAAGAACTAAAGGAGGCCAGGGAGTTGATCTTGCGGATTCGAAGGAGGAATTTGTACCAG TTTTGTAATGAGTACCCTGTACCAAAAGATATGCTGGACAATTTTAAGAAGGTCACTGCTCAAGATATTGTTTGCTCTCAG AAGAGTGGTGGAGTTACACTGAAAGAGGAGGATTTAGCTGTTTGTAATGTCAAAATTGATTTGACTCGCGGAAAGCATAATCCCCTGGAGAG TATCCACTTTTTCAAG GATTATGAAAGCAATGAGAAATTTACAATACCTGATGAGCGCGTAAGCCACTTGCTACCCACATCTTACCAAGATATGATAGTTAAGGTGTACGCCAAAAAGCCAGAACTG GTGCAGGCTATTTCAGAggcttttgaaaattttcaattgaaaaCATATGGGATAAAAGCACAGGCACATGCAACACCACAGAAGAAACGACGTTACAATCCAATTCTATGA
- the LOC114181204 gene encoding deoxynucleoside triphosphate triphosphohydrolase SAMHD1 homolog isoform X2 has protein sequence MGAYSHIDGSLPPPSYAVVSGQDPRFCKHVHDNVHGNIYIDPLSLKFIDTEQFQRLRELKQLGFTNMVYPGAVHSRFEHSLGVYWLAGQCVEKLHTYQGVELDIDRFDIQTVKLAGLLHDVGHGPFSHLFEREFLPLVINGSDWSHEQMSVNMVDYIVDEHRIDVDSQMIKRVKDMILASSESAPPRSSSGKSFLYDIVANGRNGIDVDKFDYIARDCRACGLGCNFEFQRLLETMWVLDDEICYRAKDYLTIHKMFATRADLYRTVYTHPKVKAIELMIVDALVQANSYLEISSNIHDPSQYWKLDDTIVKTIETSASQELKEARELILRIRRRNLYQFCNEYPVPKDMLDNFKKVTAQDIVCSQSGGVTLKEEDLAVCNVKIDLTRGKHNPLESIHFFKDYESNEKFTIPDERVSHLLPTSYQDMIVKVYAKKPELVQAISEAFENFQLKTYGIKAQAHATPQKKRRYNPIL, from the exons ATGGGGGCATATAGCCACATCGACGGTTCGTTGCCACCACCTTCCTACGCCGTCGTTTCAGGCCAAGATCCCAGGTTCTGCAAGCACGTTCACGACAACGTCCATGGCAACATTTATATCGATCCT CTTAGTTTGAAGTTCATAGATACTGAGCAGTTTCAGAG GCTTCGCGAGTTGAAGCAACTAG GTTTTACGAACATGGTTTATCCAGGGGCTGTGCATTCCAGATTTGAGCATTCTCTTGGCGTGTATTGGCTAGCTGGTCAATGTGTGGAAAAGCTTCATACTTATCag GGCGTGGAGCTTGATATTGATAGATTTGATATTCAAACAGTGAAGCTTGCAG GACTTCTGCATGATGTGGGTCATGGTCCTTTCAGTCACTTGTTTGAACGGGAGTTTCTTCCCCTAGTTATCAATGGTTCTgattg gtctcatgaaCAAATGTCGGTCAATATGGTCGATTATATTGTTGACGAACACCGTATTGATGTTGACTCCCAGATGATAAAAAGGGTCAAG GATATGATACTGGCAAGCTCTGAATCTGCTCCTCCAAGg AGCTCAAGTGGGAAAAGTTTCTTGTATGATATTGTTGCAAATGGGCGAAATGGAATTGATGTTGACAA ATTTGATTATATTGCCCGTGACTGTAGAGCTTGTGGTCTAGGAtgtaattttgaatttcaaag GTTATTGGAGACAATGTGGGTTTTGGATGATGAAATTTGTTATCGTGCTAAGGACT ACCTTACCATCCACAAAATGTTTGCCACTCGTGCTGATCTGTATAGAACAGTTTATACACATCCAAAAGTGAAG GCAATTGAGCTTATGATAGTTGATGCACTTGTTCAAGCTAATAGTTATTTGGAGATTTCATCTAACATACATGATCCTTCTCAGTACTGGAAG CTGGATGACACAATAGTTAAAACTATCGAGACAAGTGCAAGTCAAGAACTAAAGGAGGCCAGGGAGTTGATCTTGCGGATTCGAAGGAGGAATTTGTACCAG TTTTGTAATGAGTACCCTGTACCAAAAGATATGCTGGACAATTTTAAGAAGGTCACTGCTCAAGATATTGTTTGCTCTCAG AGTGGTGGAGTTACACTGAAAGAGGAGGATTTAGCTGTTTGTAATGTCAAAATTGATTTGACTCGCGGAAAGCATAATCCCCTGGAGAG TATCCACTTTTTCAAG GATTATGAAAGCAATGAGAAATTTACAATACCTGATGAGCGCGTAAGCCACTTGCTACCCACATCTTACCAAGATATGATAGTTAAGGTGTACGCCAAAAAGCCAGAACTG GTGCAGGCTATTTCAGAggcttttgaaaattttcaattgaaaaCATATGGGATAAAAGCACAGGCACATGCAACACCACAGAAGAAACGACGTTACAATCCAATTCTATGA
- the LOC114181204 gene encoding deoxynucleoside triphosphate triphosphohydrolase SAMHD1 homolog isoform X1, whose product MGAYSHIDGSLPPPSYAVVSGQDPRFCKHVHDNVHGNIYIDPLSLKFIDTEQFQRLRELKQLGFTNMVYPGAVHSRFEHSLGVYWLAGQCVEKLHTYQGVELDIDRFDIQTVKLAGLLHDVGHGPFSHLFEREFLPLVINGSDWSHEQMSVNMVDYIVDEHRIDVDSQMIKRVKDMILASSESAPPRSSSGKSFLYDIVANGRNGIDVDKFDYIARDCRACGLGCNFEFQRLLETMWVLDDEICYRAKDYLTIHKMFATRADLYRTVYTHPKVKAIELMIVDALVQANSYLEISSNIHDPSQYWKLDDTIVKTIETSASQELKEARELILRIRRRNLYQFCNEYPVPKDMLDNFKKVTAQDIVCSQKSGGVTLKEEDLAVCNVKIDLTRGKHNPLESIHFFKDYESNEKFTIPDERVSHLLPTSYQDMIVKVYAKKPELVQAISEAFENFQLKTYGIKAQAHATPQKKRRYNPIL is encoded by the exons ATGGGGGCATATAGCCACATCGACGGTTCGTTGCCACCACCTTCCTACGCCGTCGTTTCAGGCCAAGATCCCAGGTTCTGCAAGCACGTTCACGACAACGTCCATGGCAACATTTATATCGATCCT CTTAGTTTGAAGTTCATAGATACTGAGCAGTTTCAGAG GCTTCGCGAGTTGAAGCAACTAG GTTTTACGAACATGGTTTATCCAGGGGCTGTGCATTCCAGATTTGAGCATTCTCTTGGCGTGTATTGGCTAGCTGGTCAATGTGTGGAAAAGCTTCATACTTATCag GGCGTGGAGCTTGATATTGATAGATTTGATATTCAAACAGTGAAGCTTGCAG GACTTCTGCATGATGTGGGTCATGGTCCTTTCAGTCACTTGTTTGAACGGGAGTTTCTTCCCCTAGTTATCAATGGTTCTgattg gtctcatgaaCAAATGTCGGTCAATATGGTCGATTATATTGTTGACGAACACCGTATTGATGTTGACTCCCAGATGATAAAAAGGGTCAAG GATATGATACTGGCAAGCTCTGAATCTGCTCCTCCAAGg AGCTCAAGTGGGAAAAGTTTCTTGTATGATATTGTTGCAAATGGGCGAAATGGAATTGATGTTGACAA ATTTGATTATATTGCCCGTGACTGTAGAGCTTGTGGTCTAGGAtgtaattttgaatttcaaag GTTATTGGAGACAATGTGGGTTTTGGATGATGAAATTTGTTATCGTGCTAAGGACT ACCTTACCATCCACAAAATGTTTGCCACTCGTGCTGATCTGTATAGAACAGTTTATACACATCCAAAAGTGAAG GCAATTGAGCTTATGATAGTTGATGCACTTGTTCAAGCTAATAGTTATTTGGAGATTTCATCTAACATACATGATCCTTCTCAGTACTGGAAG CTGGATGACACAATAGTTAAAACTATCGAGACAAGTGCAAGTCAAGAACTAAAGGAGGCCAGGGAGTTGATCTTGCGGATTCGAAGGAGGAATTTGTACCAG TTTTGTAATGAGTACCCTGTACCAAAAGATATGCTGGACAATTTTAAGAAGGTCACTGCTCAAGATATTGTTTGCTCTCAG AAGAGTGGTGGAGTTACACTGAAAGAGGAGGATTTAGCTGTTTGTAATGTCAAAATTGATTTGACTCGCGGAAAGCATAATCCCCTGGAGAG TATCCACTTTTTCAAG GATTATGAAAGCAATGAGAAATTTACAATACCTGATGAGCGCGTAAGCCACTTGCTACCCACATCTTACCAAGATATGATAGTTAAGGTGTACGCCAAAAAGCCAGAACTG GTGCAGGCTATTTCAGAggcttttgaaaattttcaattgaaaaCATATGGGATAAAAGCACAGGCACATGCAACACCACAGAAGAAACGACGTTACAATCCAATTCTATGA